One Streptomyces sp. ML-6 genomic region harbors:
- a CDS encoding PhzF family phenazine biosynthesis protein gives MRIRTVDTFTDRPFTGNPAGVMVLDADTFADDGLLQRIATELNLSETAFVRPLPPGGGADWALRWFTPAAEVDMCGHATLATAHVLHTTGAASGTMRFTARCGILTATAGPDGAITLDFPTAPLTPEPAPAGLAAVLGAQPLSVHDTGPYVGDLLVELSDEATVRGLRPDLVALAGLSRRGVIATAAAQDPALGHDFVSRGFFPRLGIDEDPVTGSAHTALAPFWSARLGRDELTGLQVSARSGLVRTSLRGGRTLLTGNAVTVIDGELLTAP, from the coding sequence ATGAGGATTCGCACCGTCGACACGTTCACCGACCGTCCCTTCACCGGCAACCCCGCAGGAGTCATGGTCCTGGACGCCGACACCTTCGCCGACGACGGTCTGCTCCAGCGGATCGCCACGGAACTGAACCTTTCCGAGACCGCCTTCGTCCGTCCCCTGCCCCCGGGCGGTGGGGCCGACTGGGCGCTGCGCTGGTTCACCCCGGCCGCCGAGGTCGACATGTGCGGGCACGCCACGCTCGCCACCGCGCACGTCCTGCACACCACGGGGGCGGCGAGCGGCACGATGCGTTTCACGGCCCGGTGCGGAATCCTCACCGCGACCGCCGGACCGGACGGCGCGATCACGCTCGACTTCCCCACGGCCCCGCTGACGCCGGAGCCCGCCCCGGCCGGGCTGGCCGCCGTCCTGGGCGCACAGCCGCTCTCCGTCCACGACACGGGCCCGTACGTCGGCGACCTGCTGGTGGAGCTGTCCGACGAGGCGACCGTACGGGGACTGCGGCCCGACCTCGTCGCGCTGGCCGGTCTCTCCCGGCGGGGCGTCATCGCCACGGCCGCCGCGCAGGACCCCGCCCTCGGCCACGACTTCGTCTCCCGGGGCTTCTTCCCTCGCCTCGGGATCGACGAGGACCCCGTGACCGGCAGTGCCCACACCGCGCTGGCCCCCTTCTGGTCCGCGCGGCTCGGCCGGGACGAGTTGACCGGGCTCCAGGTCTCCGCCCGTTCCGGCCTGGTCCGCACCTCGCTGCGCGGCGGGCGGACCCTGCTGACCGGCAACGCCGTGACGGTCATCGACGGCGAACTGCTGACGGCGCCCTGA
- a CDS encoding CPBP family intramembrane glutamic endopeptidase, with protein MADSYPREAVPRRILRSETVLVLALSLGASGVSALISFVGSLTKPGGLKDQAATLNGSYAPGRPWLDLAWQLFGITTALVPVALVAHLLIREGSGLRAIGFDRTRPWSDLGRGTVIAAGIGSAGLAFYLVARAAGFNLTVVPESLPDVWWKFPVLILSALQNSVVEEVIVVGYLLRRLDQLGWTPTASLAASSVLRGSYHLYQGIGGFIGNMVMGVVFVLLYRRWGRVGPLVAAHTLLDIGAFVGYALLAGKVGWLPTP; from the coding sequence ATGGCTGATTCTTATCCCCGGGAGGCCGTGCCGCGACGGATTCTGCGGTCCGAGACAGTGCTCGTACTGGCCCTCTCGCTGGGTGCCAGCGGAGTCTCTGCCCTGATCAGTTTTGTCGGTTCACTGACGAAACCAGGCGGGTTGAAGGATCAGGCCGCGACGCTCAACGGATCGTACGCACCGGGGCGTCCATGGCTGGATCTCGCCTGGCAGCTCTTCGGCATCACGACCGCTCTGGTGCCCGTCGCGCTGGTCGCGCACCTGCTGATCAGAGAGGGATCCGGGCTGCGGGCCATCGGCTTCGACCGCACCCGGCCGTGGTCGGACCTGGGGCGCGGCACGGTGATCGCGGCGGGCATCGGGAGTGCCGGACTCGCCTTCTACCTGGTGGCGCGGGCCGCCGGGTTCAACCTGACGGTGGTGCCGGAGTCCCTGCCCGACGTGTGGTGGAAGTTCCCGGTCCTGATCCTGTCCGCGCTCCAGAACTCCGTCGTCGAGGAAGTGATCGTCGTCGGGTACCTGCTGCGCAGGCTGGACCAGTTGGGGTGGACACCGACGGCGTCCCTGGCGGCGAGTTCGGTGCTGCGCGGCTCGTACCACCTCTACCAGGGCATCGGCGGCTTCATCGGCAACATGGTGATGGGCGTCGTCTTCGTGCTGCTGTACCGGCGCTGGGGCCGGGTCGGGCCGCTGGTCGCGGCGCACACGCTGCTGGACATCGGGGCGTTCGTCGGATACGCCCTGCTGGCGGGGAAGGTGGGCTGGCTGCCCACGCCGTGA
- a CDS encoding substrate-binding domain-containing protein, with product MGRHSLPDDRARDGSGDGSPPRRRRTVVIATALVLAVAAGTAVAARGGLLSFSESCEDSAVRLSMVASPDIAPSVRALADRARTDEVRSDGRCLYVTVTARDSHKVAQALSRDTGAPDYQIWLPDSDLWLDRAEGSGDGVPLTPGDSAASSPVTMAMVPSAAERLGWPGKKYSWAELTAATMESDGTGLGSADPARSATALLALSSIGTSSEKQDGDGDTRVAATAKLLAQRMSDSDGQVLKTLARSDPRAEKGDRDHNQALLLSEQAAFAHNAESADAAKLDLFYPEDGTPLLNYPYTLVDENRMSTAEGRAALRFMTLLNEPASQAFLEKHGFRKVDGTAGESMVASAGGKKPQPYATAATTQPTAEELQQTLGMWTITVQSARLTTVVDASGSMATLVPGRNQSRMDVTKASLIQALDQFTPNDEIGLWEFATTLDGDKDYRRLMPTHRLGAPAKGGGTHREKLSAAFASLQPVPGGATGLYDTTLAAYKDAQATYVKGKFNAVVILTDGSNQDVRSLSRSALIAELKRIADPERPVPLLAIAVGPEADREEVHEMAKVTGGGGYQVTDPADIQAVILQAIMTAGQNGRVAQE from the coding sequence ATGGGACGTCACAGCTTGCCCGACGACCGCGCGAGGGACGGAAGCGGGGACGGGTCACCGCCCCGCCGTCGTCGCACCGTCGTGATCGCGACCGCGCTCGTCCTCGCGGTGGCCGCGGGAACGGCGGTCGCCGCCCGGGGCGGTCTGCTGTCGTTCTCGGAATCCTGCGAGGACTCGGCCGTACGGCTGTCCATGGTGGCCTCGCCGGACATCGCCCCCTCCGTGCGCGCCCTCGCCGACCGGGCGCGCACGGACGAGGTGCGGTCCGACGGCCGCTGCCTGTACGTGACGGTGACCGCCCGGGACTCCCACAAGGTCGCCCAGGCCCTTTCCAGGGACACCGGCGCCCCGGACTACCAGATCTGGTTGCCCGACTCCGACCTCTGGCTCGACCGGGCCGAGGGCTCCGGCGACGGCGTCCCGCTGACACCGGGCGATTCCGCCGCCTCCTCTCCCGTGACCATGGCCATGGTGCCGTCCGCGGCCGAGCGGCTCGGCTGGCCGGGGAAGAAGTACTCCTGGGCCGAACTGACGGCCGCGACCATGGAGTCGGACGGGACGGGCCTGGGCTCGGCCGACCCGGCGCGCAGCGCCACCGCACTGCTCGCCCTCTCCAGCATCGGCACGTCCTCCGAGAAGCAGGACGGTGACGGCGACACCCGGGTCGCGGCGACCGCCAAACTGCTCGCCCAGCGCATGTCGGACAGTGACGGCCAGGTGCTGAAGACACTGGCGCGGAGCGACCCGCGCGCCGAGAAGGGCGATCGGGACCACAATCAGGCACTGCTGCTCTCCGAGCAGGCCGCGTTCGCCCACAACGCGGAGTCGGCCGACGCCGCGAAACTCGACCTCTTCTACCCCGAGGACGGCACCCCCCTCCTCAACTACCCGTACACCCTGGTCGACGAGAACAGGATGAGCACGGCCGAGGGCCGGGCGGCACTGCGGTTCATGACCCTGCTGAACGAGCCGGCCTCGCAGGCCTTCCTGGAGAAGCACGGCTTCCGGAAGGTCGACGGAACGGCCGGGGAATCGATGGTCGCCTCGGCGGGTGGCAAGAAGCCCCAGCCGTACGCCACCGCGGCAACCACCCAGCCGACCGCCGAGGAGCTCCAGCAGACGCTGGGCATGTGGACGATCACCGTCCAGAGCGCACGGCTCACCACGGTCGTCGACGCCTCGGGGTCGATGGCCACACTCGTGCCGGGACGCAACCAGTCCCGGATGGACGTGACCAAGGCGTCCCTGATCCAGGCCCTCGACCAGTTCACTCCGAACGACGAGATCGGGCTCTGGGAGTTCGCCACCACGCTCGACGGCGACAAGGACTACCGCAGGCTGATGCCGACCCACCGGCTCGGCGCCCCGGCGAAGGGCGGCGGCACCCACCGGGAGAAGCTCTCCGCCGCCTTCGCCTCGCTGCAGCCCGTGCCAGGCGGCGCGACCGGTCTGTACGACACCACGCTGGCCGCCTACAAGGACGCCCAGGCGACCTACGTGAAGGGCAAGTTCAACGCCGTGGTGATCCTCACCGACGGTTCGAACCAGGACGTCCGGTCCCTGTCCCGCAGCGCCCTGATCGCGGAGCTGAAGCGGATCGCCGATCCGGAGCGCCCGGTGCCGCTGCTCGCCATCGCGGTCGGCCCCGAGGCCGACCGCGAAGAGGTGCACGAGATGGCGAAGGTGACCGGCGGCGGGGGCTACCAGGTCACCGACCCGGCCGACATCCAGGCGGTGATCCTGCAGGCGATCATGACGGCCGGGCAGAACGGCCGCGTCGCCCAGGAGTAG